In Populus alba chromosome 1, ASM523922v2, whole genome shotgun sequence, a single window of DNA contains:
- the LOC140955482 gene encoding uncharacterized protein, translating to MEMQIAGREKLEYIMGKTQPPQEADVSYSRWYAENQKVKGWLLMSMSPDIMKRYIRLRTAREIWNALSKAFYDGSDESQLFALNQRAFSTKQVGRPLSTYYGDLMEIFQELDHRDRTEMKDPDDIITYRRSVERLRVHIFLNGLDAEFEQIQGEILRKDPILDLEEAHAYVRRDAVRRSTLNNEDGAGHAESSAMMARRGKPRNYRSYGPTIEKNRTSETHNSSYEIGKAKSEYNCTHCGETGHTKMKCYELIGYLEWWDPAKAPRKRNSKSNNHALVAVATPERFVAEHPSNKTNLTTKEAFVAEHQHPKETVIEEESGYSNSEDNWLWY from the exons ATGGAAATGCAGATTGCAGGAAGAGAAAAGCTTGAATATATTATGGGCAAAACACAACCACCACAGGAAGCTGATGTGTCTTATTCAAGATGGTATGCAGAAAACCAAAAAGTTAAAGGATGGCTTCTAATGTCTATGTCACCAGACATTATGAAAAGATACATTCGGTTGCGCACCGCAAGAGAAATATGGAATGCCTTGTCTAAAGCTTTCTATGATGGATCGGACGAATCACAACTTTTTGCACTTAACCAGAGAGCCTTCTCCACAAAACAGGTAGGTCGACCGTTATCCACATATTATGGAGATCTGATGGAAATCTTCCAAGAACTTGACCATCGGGACAGAACTGAAATGAAAGATCCGGATGATATTATCACTTACAGAAGATCTGTTGAAAGATTACGGGTACATATTTTCTTGAATGGATTGGATGCAGAATTTGAACAAATCCAAGGGGAAATTCTTAGAAAAGATCCGATACTGGATCTGGAAGAAGCTCATGCTTATGTACGTCGGGATGCTGTTCGCAGATCTACTTTAAACAATGAAGATGGAGCTGGCCATGCAGAGTCATCTGCAATGATGGCAAGACGAGGTAAGCCAAGAAACTACCGATCATATGGCCCTACTATTGAAAAGAATCGGACATCAGAAACTCATAACAGCAGCTATGAGATTGGAAAGGCAAAGTCAGAATATAACTGCACACACTGTGGTGAAACTGGACATACAAAGATGAAATgctatgaattaattgggtatCTAGAATGGTGGGACCCGGCTAAAGCACCTCGTAAacgaaattcaaaatcaaataatcatGCTTTAGTTGCAGTGGCTACGCCTGAGAGATTTGTGGCAGAACATCCTTCAAACAAAACCAATCTCACGACTAAGGAAGCATTTGTGGCAGAACATCAACATCCGAAAGAAACAGTCATAGAGGAAGAATCTG gatattcAAACTCGGAAGACAATTGGTTATGGTACTAG